The following proteins come from a genomic window of Kitasatospora sp. NBC_01246:
- a CDS encoding ArsR/SmtB family transcription factor, with product MHAELAFSAADLALVRFTVSPMWEVGTSYRLLASGAAHPVHQPWIQQVRPRVTAAGLDRGLLAELVPRAGYVADFLNPAPAGPAPTLAQELAGIRATPPSRVHQDLERLRGEQGSPGPRLRALQASPPAQLERLAEEIETYWELALAPYWARIRAVLDADVFHRARQVAEHGTGRLLNELHPSASWDDNALRIARRRRTLSRQGAGDGLLLIPSAFTGPHLLTRLMPPEPPQLAYPARGIGALWESRPAPAANALAAVLGRSRTRLLTELDSPASTTELARRTGLSPAGVSQYLTALRDAGLVSAHRAGRSVLYARTSVAEAVLAAPRP from the coding sequence GTGCACGCGGAACTGGCGTTCTCGGCCGCCGACCTGGCCCTGGTGCGGTTCACCGTCTCGCCGATGTGGGAGGTGGGCACCAGCTACCGGCTGCTGGCCTCCGGCGCCGCGCACCCCGTGCACCAGCCGTGGATCCAGCAGGTCCGGCCGCGGGTCACCGCCGCGGGCCTGGACCGGGGGCTGCTCGCCGAGCTGGTGCCGCGCGCCGGCTACGTCGCCGACTTCCTCAACCCGGCGCCCGCCGGGCCCGCGCCCACCCTGGCGCAGGAGCTGGCCGGGATCCGCGCCACGCCCCCGTCCCGGGTGCACCAGGACCTCGAACGCCTGCGGGGCGAACAGGGCTCCCCCGGCCCCCGGCTGCGGGCCCTCCAGGCCTCCCCGCCGGCCCAGCTGGAGCGGCTGGCGGAGGAGATCGAGACGTACTGGGAGCTCGCCCTGGCCCCCTACTGGGCGCGGATCCGGGCGGTGCTCGACGCCGATGTCTTCCACCGGGCCCGCCAGGTCGCCGAGCACGGCACCGGGCGACTCCTCAACGAACTCCACCCCTCGGCGAGTTGGGACGACAACGCGCTGCGGATCGCCCGCCGGCGGCGGACGCTGTCCCGGCAGGGCGCCGGCGACGGGCTGCTGCTGATCCCCTCGGCGTTCACCGGGCCGCACCTGCTCACCCGGCTGATGCCGCCGGAGCCGCCCCAACTCGCCTATCCGGCCCGCGGCATCGGCGCCCTGTGGGAGTCCCGGCCGGCCCCGGCGGCGAACGCCCTGGCCGCCGTCCTCGGCCGCTCCCGGACCAGGCTGCTGACCGAACTGGACTCTCCGGCGTCCACCACCGAACTAGCCCGCCGCACCGGGCTCTCCCCGGCCGGGGTGTCGCAGTACCTCACCGCGCTGCGCGACGCCGGCCTGGTCAGCGCCCACCGGGCCGGCCGCTCGGTGCTCTACGCCCGTACCTCCGTCGCCGAAGCCGTGCTGGCGGCACCCCGGCCCTGA
- a CDS encoding MFS transporter, whose amino-acid sequence MGTPRPDRTPKESAPVAASQSLTLAAMLFAVSMTFIDQTIVSIAAPDIIRELGLSAVGMQWVVNAYLLSLAAFFALGGRLADVLGHKRMMLIGTLTFVIASALCGAVPSGGAAESWLICFRAVQGLGAALMFPAALAVVVEVFPVERRGRALALFFGVAGGLTAIGPILGGWLTSWTWRAIFWVNVPVAVVAVVLTVLAGIRNHPRREPVDWPGAALVAVGMGLSVLGLQQAAAWGWGSWATWLCIVGGLVVLVVFVALELRTEHPLIKMRVFADRAFAADNAVLFFAMIAFVPVFFFASVYAQVALDQTPNEAGLYLLVFFAGFAPGSQIGGRMLDRRGARPPMLLGTAVSAVGFALWASKITDLSLGAQWPYIVLAGAGIGLLLTPASTDAVNRSINASYGEVTGITQTVRNYSASLGLAVLGTVLLHSTTRNVRSTLVANGVPVDAAPGVADTVTKGITGHGSGSQAPNGVGATLLDAIRQDFAEANGPVLYGMAAALAVAFVCALLHPGTRVTADPAPVVDTAAVSEGGTGAA is encoded by the coding sequence ATGGGTACACCGCGGCCCGACCGCACCCCGAAGGAGTCCGCGCCGGTCGCGGCGAGCCAGTCGCTGACGCTCGCGGCCATGCTCTTCGCGGTCTCGATGACCTTCATCGACCAGACGATCGTCTCGATCGCCGCGCCCGACATCATTCGCGAACTGGGCCTGTCGGCCGTCGGGATGCAGTGGGTGGTCAACGCCTACCTGCTCTCCCTCGCGGCCTTCTTCGCCCTCGGCGGCCGGCTGGCGGACGTCCTCGGCCACAAACGGATGATGCTGATCGGGACGCTCACCTTCGTGATCGCCTCGGCGCTCTGCGGCGCGGTGCCCTCCGGCGGTGCCGCCGAGAGCTGGCTGATCTGCTTCCGGGCGGTGCAGGGCCTCGGCGCGGCGCTGATGTTCCCGGCGGCGCTGGCCGTGGTGGTGGAGGTGTTCCCGGTCGAGCGGCGCGGCCGGGCGCTGGCGCTGTTCTTCGGGGTCGCGGGCGGTCTGACCGCGATCGGCCCGATCCTCGGCGGCTGGCTGACCAGCTGGACCTGGCGGGCGATCTTCTGGGTCAACGTGCCGGTCGCGGTCGTCGCGGTGGTCCTGACCGTACTCGCCGGCATCCGCAACCACCCCCGCCGCGAGCCGGTCGACTGGCCGGGCGCTGCCCTGGTGGCCGTCGGGATGGGTCTGAGCGTGCTCGGCCTCCAGCAGGCGGCGGCCTGGGGCTGGGGCAGCTGGGCGACCTGGCTGTGCATCGTCGGCGGGCTGGTCGTCCTGGTGGTGTTCGTCGCGCTGGAGCTGCGCACCGAGCACCCGCTGATCAAGATGCGGGTCTTCGCCGACCGGGCTTTCGCGGCGGACAACGCCGTGCTCTTCTTCGCGATGATCGCCTTCGTCCCGGTGTTCTTCTTCGCCTCCGTCTACGCGCAGGTGGCGCTGGACCAGACGCCCAACGAGGCGGGTCTCTACCTGCTGGTCTTCTTCGCCGGGTTCGCCCCCGGCTCGCAGATCGGCGGGCGGATGCTGGACCGGCGCGGCGCACGCCCGCCGATGCTGCTGGGCACGGCGGTGTCCGCGGTCGGCTTCGCGCTCTGGGCCTCGAAGATCACCGACCTGTCGCTCGGCGCGCAGTGGCCGTACATCGTCCTGGCGGGCGCGGGGATCGGGCTGCTGCTGACCCCCGCCTCGACGGACGCCGTCAACCGCTCGATCAACGCCTCGTACGGCGAGGTCACCGGGATCACCCAGACGGTGCGCAACTACTCCGCGAGCCTGGGCCTGGCGGTGCTGGGCACCGTCCTGCTGCACAGCACCACCAGGAACGTGCGGAGCACGCTGGTCGCCAACGGCGTCCCGGTGGACGCCGCGCCCGGCGTCGCCGACACCGTCACCAAGGGCATCACCGGCCACGGCTCGGGCTCGCAGGCGCCGAACGGCGTCGGCGCCACGCTGCTGGACGCGATCCGGCAGGACTTCGCCGAGGCGAACGGGCCCGTGCTCTACGGCATGGCGGCCGCGCTCGCGGTCGCCTTCGTCTGCGCGCTGCTGCACCCCGGCACCCGGGTCACCGCGGACCCCGCGCCGGTCGTGGACACCGCCGCCGTCTCCGAGGGCGGCACCGGCGCGGCCTGA
- a CDS encoding carboxymuconolactone decarboxylase family protein, whose translation MTSASETPVLDTLAAMTLDSVERCGLPMDTFLLTRIAALVAMDAPPMSYLAHIGAADGAELTAAQLQDVLVAIAPIVGTARVMSAAGHIAEALGMAIAVAETDIAAGG comes from the coding sequence ATGACCAGCGCGTCCGAAACCCCCGTGCTCGACACCCTGGCCGCCATGACGCTCGACTCGGTCGAGCGGTGCGGCCTGCCGATGGACACCTTCCTCCTCACCCGGATCGCGGCGCTCGTCGCGATGGACGCACCACCGATGTCCTACCTGGCCCACATCGGCGCCGCCGACGGAGCCGAGCTGACGGCCGCACAGCTCCAGGACGTGCTGGTCGCCATCGCGCCGATCGTGGGCACCGCCCGCGTGATGTCGGCGGCCGGGCACATCGCGGAGGCCCTCGGCATGGCCATCGCGGTGGCCGAGACCGACATCGCGGCGGGCGGCTGA
- a CDS encoding diacylglycerol/lipid kinase family protein, producing MASRSLLSARWSARAALACVLGAVAVLVGTVGAGGILVLAVGLAGLALTAAGTWWVVSHHGVVRLAGALLVVAAPAAVVVGYARAGLWPVALAALALWAVAAAFARSALRAARPFHGMRAVARALPRHPVLIMNPRSGGGKVDRFALVERAEALGARVVLLDTATHVDVAELARRAVAEGADLLGVAGGDGTQATVAEVAAEHDLPFLVISAGTRNHFAMDLGLDRDDPARCLDALTDGVELRVDLGTVGGRAFVNTASFGAYAEIVQTPQYRDAKAGSALSALPDLLLGHSGHALEAVLADGTRLTGQQALLVSNNPYTAPEPTVVGNRRPRLDRATLGVVGIRVGNASQAAAVALRGSRAAGLRVLTAPRVVVDADAGRISVAVDGEALRLPTPVTCAVRPGALRVLVPRDRPGAPPARPAMDWREVAALALGRRPPSG from the coding sequence ATGGCGTCCCGTTCCCTCCTGAGTGCCCGCTGGTCCGCCCGGGCGGCCCTGGCCTGTGTGCTGGGCGCGGTGGCCGTGCTGGTGGGCACGGTCGGCGCCGGCGGCATCCTGGTGCTCGCCGTCGGGCTGGCCGGGCTGGCGCTCACGGCGGCCGGGACGTGGTGGGTGGTCTCCCACCACGGGGTCGTCCGGCTGGCGGGCGCCCTGCTCGTGGTCGCGGCGCCCGCGGCCGTCGTGGTGGGCTATGCCCGGGCCGGGCTCTGGCCGGTGGCGCTGGCCGCGCTCGCCCTGTGGGCGGTCGCCGCGGCGTTCGCGCGGTCGGCGTTGCGCGCGGCCCGGCCCTTCCACGGCATGCGGGCGGTGGCCCGCGCGCTCCCCCGGCACCCCGTGCTGATCATGAACCCGAGGTCCGGCGGCGGCAAGGTCGACCGGTTCGCCCTGGTGGAGCGGGCCGAGGCCCTGGGCGCCCGGGTCGTCCTGCTGGACACCGCGACCCACGTGGACGTCGCCGAACTCGCCCGCCGGGCCGTCGCGGAGGGCGCGGACCTGCTCGGCGTGGCCGGCGGCGACGGCACCCAGGCCACGGTGGCCGAGGTCGCCGCCGAGCACGACCTGCCGTTCCTGGTGATCTCGGCGGGGACGCGCAACCACTTCGCCATGGACCTCGGCCTGGACCGCGACGACCCGGCCCGCTGCCTGGACGCGCTGACCGACGGGGTGGAGCTGCGGGTCGACCTGGGCACCGTGGGCGGCCGGGCCTTCGTCAACACGGCCTCGTTCGGCGCCTACGCCGAGATCGTGCAGACCCCGCAGTACCGCGACGCCAAGGCCGGCTCGGCCCTCAGCGCCCTCCCCGACCTCCTCCTCGGCCACTCCGGGCACGCCCTGGAGGCGGTGCTGGCGGACGGCACCCGGCTGACGGGACAGCAGGCGCTGCTGGTCAGCAACAACCCGTACACGGCTCCCGAACCGACCGTGGTGGGCAACCGCCGGCCGCGGCTGGACCGGGCGACGCTGGGGGTGGTGGGGATCCGGGTGGGCAACGCGTCGCAGGCCGCCGCCGTGGCGCTGCGGGGCAGCCGGGCGGCGGGCCTGCGCGTCCTGACCGCGCCCCGGGTGGTGGTCGACGCCGATGCCGGGCGGATCTCGGTCGCCGTGGACGGGGAGGCGCTGCGGCTCCCGACCCCGGTCACCTGCGCCGTCCGGCCCGGTGCGCTGCGGGTGCTGGTGCCGCGCGACCGCCCGGGGGCCCCGCCGGCCCGGCCGGCCATGGACTGGCGCGAGGTCGCGGCCCTCGCCCTGGGCCGCCGGCCCCCGTCGGGGTGA
- a CDS encoding sensor histidine kinase: MLRAGSSPGGRRPAPVLVWLVPTVVTAGAAVVAALVVSTGARAGVLWSGAVGTAAVAVVAAETARRGRALAALRERFALQENELRRRLARQEAETLRLAQTTMPEAIARLRRGTSTDEIVRSYEPQDTGTGPQFHAARLAVLRSILEIVDTEEGMREATQRAFVNIARRVQAIVHRQAQELRQMEDRHGNDPAVFEDLLRLDHGNALIGRLADSIAVLGGARPGRQWRRAVPLYSVLRGGMSRILDYRRVELHPVSQVAVVGPAVEPLIHAVAELLDNATRYSPPQTSVHLTAVEVQTGIAIEIEDGGLSLSEEGRARAERMLLEAQAGIDLNDLGETPRLGLAVVGRLAQAYGFQISLRPSAYGGVRAVLIVPQELITTAPATGRAHGIGAAANPLPAPDTAPRPSERTRPVSVSRPWGSRTVATASQPFPVGDDVPVVTERTANGLPQRRRHAAPYRRGAAESPRIAPAPRAPEPAPAPAQAPAQPGMWLAAFTEGVNGHTPSTDTAGPTSEESSGKSEQ; the protein is encoded by the coding sequence ATGCTTCGTGCTGGATCGTCACCCGGAGGCCGACGCCCGGCTCCCGTTCTCGTGTGGCTGGTGCCCACGGTCGTGACGGCGGGCGCCGCTGTCGTCGCCGCGCTGGTGGTCTCCACCGGCGCCCGCGCGGGGGTCCTCTGGTCCGGAGCGGTGGGCACCGCGGCGGTGGCGGTGGTGGCGGCCGAGACGGCCCGCCGGGGCCGCGCCCTCGCCGCCCTGCGCGAACGGTTCGCCCTCCAGGAGAACGAGCTGCGCCGCCGGCTGGCCCGGCAGGAGGCCGAGACCCTCCGGCTCGCCCAGACGACCATGCCCGAGGCCATCGCCCGGCTCCGGCGCGGCACCTCGACCGACGAGATCGTGCGGTCGTACGAGCCCCAGGACACCGGCACCGGCCCGCAGTTCCACGCCGCCCGGCTGGCGGTGCTGCGCAGCATCCTGGAGATCGTCGACACCGAGGAGGGCATGCGCGAGGCCACCCAGCGGGCCTTCGTCAACATCGCCCGCCGCGTTCAGGCGATCGTGCACCGGCAGGCCCAGGAGCTGCGCCAGATGGAGGACCGGCACGGCAACGACCCGGCGGTCTTCGAGGACCTGCTGCGCCTGGACCACGGCAACGCCCTGATCGGCCGCCTCGCCGACAGCATCGCCGTCCTCGGCGGCGCCCGCCCCGGTCGCCAGTGGCGCAGGGCGGTCCCGCTGTACAGCGTGCTGCGCGGTGGCATGTCGCGCATCCTCGACTACCGCCGGGTGGAACTGCACCCGGTCTCCCAGGTCGCCGTGGTCGGACCGGCCGTCGAGCCGCTCATCCACGCGGTCGCCGAGCTGCTCGACAACGCCACCCGCTACTCCCCGCCGCAGACCAGCGTGCACCTGACCGCCGTCGAGGTGCAGACCGGCATAGCGATCGAGATCGAGGACGGCGGCCTCAGCCTGAGCGAGGAGGGCCGGGCCCGCGCCGAGCGGATGCTCCTGGAGGCGCAGGCCGGCATCGACCTCAACGACCTCGGGGAGACCCCCCGGCTCGGCCTGGCCGTGGTCGGACGGCTCGCGCAGGCCTACGGGTTCCAGATCTCGCTGCGGCCCTCCGCCTACGGCGGGGTGCGCGCGGTGCTGATCGTGCCGCAGGAGCTGATCACCACCGCCCCCGCCACCGGCCGGGCCCACGGCATCGGTGCCGCCGCGAACCCCCTGCCGGCGCCGGACACCGCGCCCCGGCCCTCGGAGCGGACGCGTCCGGTGTCCGTCTCGCGGCCCTGGGGTTCGCGGACCGTCGCCACCGCCTCGCAGCCGTTCCCGGTCGGCGACGACGTGCCGGTGGTGACCGAGCGGACCGCGAACGGCCTGCCCCAGCGCCGCCGCCACGCCGCGCCCTACCGACGGGGCGCGGCCGAATCCCCCCGGATCGCCCCGGCCCCCCGGGCCCCGGAGCCCGCGCCGGCCCCGGCCCAGGCGCCGGCCCAGCCCGGTATGTGGCTGGCCGCGTTCACCGAGGGGGTGAACGGCCACACGCCGTCCACCGACACGGCCGGCCCCACCAGCGAAGAGTCGTCAGGGAAGAGCGAGCAGTGA
- a CDS encoding roadblock/LC7 domain-containing protein yields MIQQRSNMDWMLKDLAESVPYTRHVVVLSADGLRMAQHGTDNDTADRLAAACAGLQSLAAAVGHEFPHSDGRMRLVVIEMGGGFFYLMAAGARAYLAVLADEGVDAGLMGQRMRDLVARIGEHLTTPARNGGQVA; encoded by the coding sequence GTGATTCAGCAGCGGAGCAACATGGACTGGATGCTCAAGGATCTGGCGGAGAGCGTCCCGTACACCCGGCACGTCGTCGTCCTCTCCGCCGACGGTCTGCGGATGGCCCAGCACGGCACCGACAACGACACCGCCGACCGGCTCGCCGCCGCCTGCGCCGGCCTGCAGAGCCTCGCCGCCGCGGTCGGGCACGAGTTCCCGCACAGCGACGGCCGGATGCGGCTGGTCGTGATCGAGATGGGCGGCGGCTTCTTCTACCTGATGGCGGCCGGCGCCCGCGCCTACCTCGCCGTGCTCGCCGACGAGGGCGTCGACGCCGGGCTGATGGGCCAGCGGATGCGCGACCTGGTCGCCCGGATCGGCGAGCACCTCACCACACCGGCGCGCAACGGCGGGCAGGTCGCGTGA
- a CDS encoding DUF742 domain-containing protein, which yields MSATDQDWDDGEAERLYVITRGRGGPAEQTTFDLVTLIVSRAQPTPSMQPEHAAILRICGSPLSVAEISAYLRLPMSAVTVLLADLLAEELIEARMRVPQAILPERALLEAVIHGLQRL from the coding sequence GTGAGTGCGACCGACCAGGACTGGGACGACGGAGAAGCCGAACGCCTCTACGTGATCACGCGCGGCCGCGGCGGACCGGCCGAGCAGACCACGTTCGATCTGGTCACCCTGATCGTCTCCCGGGCGCAGCCGACTCCCTCGATGCAGCCGGAGCACGCGGCGATCCTGCGGATCTGCGGCTCGCCCCTGTCGGTGGCCGAGATCTCCGCCTATCTGCGACTGCCGATGAGCGCGGTCACCGTCCTCCTGGCGGACCTCCTCGCCGAGGAGCTGATCGAGGCCCGAATGCGGGTCCCCCAGGCCATCCTTCCCGAACGCGCCCTGCTGGAGGCGGTGATACATGGACTTCAGAGACTCTGA
- a CDS encoding GTP-binding protein — MDFRDSETALGPQRADLLPASATTAVKVVIVGGFGVGKTTLVGSVSEIRPLTTEETMTQAGADVDDTAGIERKTSTTVAMDFGRISINEELVLYVFGTPGQERFWFLWNGLFEGALGAVVLVDTRRLEVSFEVIGRLEDRGVPFVVAANTFPESPSYPVEELRAALDLPPEVPIVDCDARTRESSRDVLLALMRYLYDRPAP; from the coding sequence ATGGACTTCAGAGACTCTGAGACGGCCCTGGGCCCGCAGCGCGCCGACCTCCTGCCGGCCTCGGCCACCACGGCGGTCAAGGTGGTGATCGTGGGGGGCTTCGGGGTCGGCAAGACGACCCTGGTCGGCTCCGTGAGCGAGATCCGTCCGCTGACGACCGAGGAGACGATGACGCAGGCCGGAGCCGACGTCGACGACACGGCCGGGATCGAGCGCAAGACCTCGACCACGGTCGCGATGGACTTCGGCCGGATCAGCATCAACGAGGAACTGGTGCTGTACGTGTTCGGCACCCCCGGGCAGGAGCGGTTCTGGTTCCTCTGGAACGGCCTGTTCGAGGGTGCGCTCGGCGCGGTCGTGCTCGTCGACACCCGTCGGCTCGAAGTCAGCTTCGAGGTCATCGGACGGCTGGAGGACCGTGGCGTGCCGTTCGTCGTCGCGGCCAACACCTTCCCCGAGTCGCCGAGTTACCCCGTCGAGGAGCTGCGGGCGGCGCTCGACCTGCCGCCCGAGGTGCCGATCGTGGACTGCGACGCCCGCACCCGCGAGTCCAGCCGTGACGTGCTCCTCGCCCTGATGCGCTACCTGTACGACCGCCCGGCGCCCTAG